One region of Azospirillum lipoferum 4B genomic DNA includes:
- a CDS encoding segregation and condensation protein A, translated as MADLLAERKADTPAAAEVSPSEQLLLVLDGFEGPLDMLLALGRDQKVDLTRISILELADQYLAFVTEARKLRLELAADYLVMAAWLAYLKSRLLLPEPEGEEPSGEDMAAALAFQLQRLEAMKGVAAKLFARPRLGIDVHPRGAPEDLDLRRKSVYEVTLFDLLRAYGQQRARKEAGVLHIAPVRLYSMEEAVQRLSTLLGHMPDWATLASFLPGGEGGGLLTRSALAAHFAATLELAKAGRVELRQEGAFAPLYVRGRRAGDRPADPSDSEGP; from the coding sequence ATGGCCGACTTGCTGGCCGAACGCAAGGCCGATACCCCCGCCGCGGCGGAGGTGTCGCCGTCCGAACAGCTTTTGCTGGTTCTGGACGGGTTCGAGGGACCGCTCGACATGCTGCTGGCGCTGGGGCGCGACCAGAAGGTCGACCTGACGCGCATCTCCATCCTGGAGCTGGCCGACCAGTATCTCGCCTTCGTGACGGAGGCGCGGAAGCTGCGGCTGGAGCTGGCGGCCGACTATCTGGTGATGGCGGCTTGGCTGGCCTATCTCAAGTCGCGCCTGCTGCTGCCCGAACCGGAGGGGGAGGAGCCGTCCGGCGAGGACATGGCCGCGGCGCTGGCCTTCCAGTTGCAGCGACTGGAGGCGATGAAGGGCGTAGCGGCCAAGCTGTTCGCCCGTCCGCGGCTGGGCATCGACGTGCATCCCCGCGGTGCGCCGGAGGATTTGGACCTGCGCCGCAAGTCGGTCTATGAGGTCACGCTGTTCGACCTGCTGCGCGCCTATGGCCAGCAGCGCGCCCGCAAGGAGGCCGGCGTCCTGCACATCGCCCCGGTGCGCCTCTATTCCATGGAGGAGGCGGTGCAGCGCCTGTCCACTCTGCTGGGCCACATGCCGGATTGGGCAACGCTGGCCAGCTTCCTGCCGGGCGGGGAGGGCGGCGGGCTGCTGACCCGCTCCGCTCTGGCCGCCCATTTCGCGGCCACCCTGGAACTGGCGAAGGCCGGCCGGGTGGAACTGCGCCAGGAGGGCGCCTTCGCCCCGCTCTATGTCCGCGGACGCCGAGCCGGCGACAGACCTGCGGACCCATCGGATTCTGAAGGACCATGA